ATCAACATCAACCCTCATGAATTTTCAATCCTCGGAAATCATTCCCGGATGGCTGCTGGAAAATTTTCAATCCAAATTCTGGAGCAATAGCAAGCAGGTGATCGAATACATCCGACTGTATTCCCTCATATTCTGCCCAAACGGTAGTATTGGCAAAGAAATAGATCTGAATTGGTAAACCCGTTTCGGTCGGCTCAAGCTGCCTGACCAGCATCGTCATATCCTGACGAGCATTTGGATTCTTCTTCAGGTATTCAATCACATAACGGCGGAATGTACCAATATTGGTGAGCCAGCGGCCATTAGTAAGTGTTGAGGTATAGCCTTTCAAATGCTTTTCGTTATACTCACCAATCTCCTTCATCTTTTCATCCATATATTTAGAAAGGAGATGAGATTTTTTCAGCGTTTGTATTTCATTGAATGTGAGAAAACGAACCGTCGAGATGTCAATTTTTAGTGATCGCATCACCCGGCGTCCGCCCGACTCCTGCATACCGCGCCAGTTCCGGAAACTGTGCTCCAGAAATTTATGAGTTGGAATAACAGTTATCGTTTTATCCCAGTTCTGAACCCGAACGGTGTTCAATGCAATGTCAATCACATCTCCGTCGGCTCCAAACTGAGGCATATCGATCCAGTCTCCCACCCGAATAAGATCATTGCTGGTTAACTGAACGCTGGCTACAAGTGATAGCAGAGTGTCCCTAAACAGCAAGAGAATGATCGCCATTACGGCACCAATACCGCTCAGAAAGTACCAGGGTGATTTGTCAGCCAGGCTTGAAATAATGAAAAATCCGGCCAAAACGTAGACGATCACTTTACCCAGTTGAATATAGCTTTTGATAGGGGTCAAATGTGCATCGGGCCGCAGAAGATAGAGCGAATGCATTGAAGAGAGAAAAGCATCAAAAACGCGGGCTCCCACTAAAATCATTAGTGCTGCGGTAACGCGCAAAATAAAACTTGTCAGATCTTCATTAAATTGCGGGACCAGTTCAAGACCGTTATAGATAATGACCAAAGGAATCATAAAAAGAGCTCGCTGTGGAAGCTTATGCCTTAGAATGATGTCGTACCACTCTGAATCTGTCTTTTCATCAAAACGAGTCAGCAGTCGGATAATCCATACCCGGATAAACAGATGAACTAGAGCTGAAATCAAAAAAATCAACGCCAATCCCACAGCAGCTTCCGCACTTTCCCCCCGCAAGTGTTCTGGCAGAATTTGAGTCAAATTTTTCAGGAGATCCGTCTGCATTAATAAATAGGAAATTGCCATTACTGCTCTTCTCAATCTAAATTTCGGTTAGGGAATATCGGGTAAAAGGTAATAAGAAGAACTGTACAGAAACAGAAGAAAAAGAGTGAATAACTATTTACCTCAGCAGTATTTCTTTAAACATTGCCTTAATCTTCAAAAGAACTATTTTATACTAACCTCATTTTAAACTTTTGAAAACAATCCGCTCATGCTTCAAAAAGCTACTTTGCTCAAATCCGGTCTTCTAATCTTTACCTTTCTGATTACCTCTGTCAGCACAATCTCTGCACAAAATCTTTACTACCCGCCTGCAGGGATTGGCGACAATTGGGAACAGAAATCCGCCTCGGAATTAGGATTTCAATCCTCCGAATTGGATGATGCCGTTCAGTTTGCTATCAACAATGAAAACAGTGTAGAGAATGATCTTCGAATTGCCATCCTGAAGGGATTTAGTCATGAACCATACCATCAACTTGCGGGGCCTGTCAGAGAGCGGGGCAATCCGGCTGGAATGGTGATTAAAGATGGATATATTGCTTCAAGCTGGGGTGATTTGAAACGGGTAGATATGACATTCAGCGTTACCAAAAGTTATCTCTCGGCCGTTGCCGGATTGGCCTGGGATGATGGTTTGATCCACAGCCCGGACGACCGACTCACAGAATATGTTTGGGATCGCACCTTTGATGGAGAGCATAATTCAAAGATTACCTGGGAGCATCTTCTCAATCAATCATCAGATTGGTACGGCACACTTTTCGGGATGGAAGACTGGAGTGACCGTCCACCTCGTGAGGGCGGCATTGACGACTGGCGTTACCGTGAACTGCATGAACCTGGCACGCACTACAAATACAATGATGTTCGGGTAAATCTTCTCGCCTACTCACTGCTAAAGGTTTGGCGAAATCCACTACCCCAAGTATTAAAACAGAGAATAATGGATCCAATCGGAGCTTCTTCAACCTGGCGCTGGTATGGATATGACAACTCTTTCGAAATGATCGACGGTGTGGAAATGCAGTCGGTCAGCGGTGGAGGACATAACGGCGGCGGACTCTTCATCAGCACCTATGATCACGCCCGCTTTGGACTCCTTTTTGCAAGAAACGGTGTATGGAAAGATCAGCAACTTATCTCCCGGGAGTGGATTGAAAAATCCGTCGCACCATCTCCTGCCAACTCGCAATACGGTTATCTCTGGTGGCTGCAGGATGACGAGAATAATTTCGAGGATGTGCCGGATCATGTCTACTACGCAGCCGGTTTTGGGGGCAACTTCATTGTTGTGGATGATCAAAATGACATTGTTATTGTTTTGCGATGGATTGACAGTTCAAAACTCGGTGATTTTGTAGAGATGGTTTACCAGGCACTTGAATAACAATTAGCTTAATAGATTAATAAACCATTTTAGTTAATATTTGCATTTTTAAACCAATTTGGTTAATTATTAAATGACTTAACTAAATTGGTTCAATATGCAGAATTACATTGTTGTAATCGGGGATATCATCGAGTCCAAAGATTTGGAAGCTGATGACCGAAAAGAGACTCAGATCAAGCTGGAGGAACAATTCAAGAAGATGAATCGAGAGTCCGGACAACTTCTCTCTCCTTACACCATTACTCTTGGGGATGAGTTTCAAGCCGTGTATCGTTCTTCGGATCATCTGTTCAGAGATATCTGGACAATTATGGCCCAAATCCATCCGGTCCAGATACGAATTAACATCAGTGTGGGTGAAATAACCACCGAAATCAACAGAGAGCAGTCAATTGGTATGGACGGCCCCGTATTTCATGTGGCTAGAGACCAAATTGAAGAGATGAAAAAGGAAGATATTCTTCTCACTATTGCTACAGACAACAAACAGTTCGACCGGTTGGTGAACAGCAGTTTTCGAATTTTGTCGGCCAATCTTCGGGCATGGAACAGAAATCGCCTTATGATTCTCAAAAAGAGATATGAAGAGATCGACGTAAAACAGATTGCCGGGGAGTTAGAACTATCAGAAGTTGCCGTCTATAAAAATATCCGGGCCGGAACACTCGATGCCATACAAGATTTAACCGATTCCATAACAGAAATCGTAAATGAAATGGTGAACCCATGAACTACACGATCTTCTTTGCCGTCCTCAATCTGATTTTGATCTCCAGACTGCGCTTTACCTTACGTGATCGCCCTATAACAAAGATGTCCGATTTTGTTCGCCTGACTGCCATTCCGATGCTCATTCTCCCCTTTTTGAGTATTACTGCCGGCTCGATTATTCTGATCGTCTATCTACTGATGCGGCCATTCATCTTAAAAATGCTTGAGAATATTCAGGGAGATCTAAATAGAAACCGGATGATTGCTCTTGTGATAGATATTCTGGCAATCGGAGTTCTTTGCTCACCCTTGCTGTCGTTACAAGTAGCCGATTGGAGCATTGAATTTGCTTCACGACTTAACGAAGTTTTCAATCCATCGTCGGAAACAATAGTGAGCTTACAATGGCAAACTGTGCTGGCAATCCTTTTTGGCTTTTTAATGATCCTGAATGAAATTAATCTCCTCATCCGATACATACTGGAAAAGCTGCAACTGGCACCTCTGAGCAATCAACACAAAAAGAAGATCGATGAAAAGCAGTTCCGAACCGGCCGGGTGATAGGATTTCTGGAACGAATTTTTGTCTTTCTTTTTATTCTGATGGGACAGTACACAGCAATCGGTTTTGTATTGGCTGCAAAAGGAGTAGTTCGATATCCCGAGTTTGGAAACCGAAGCTTTGCCGAATATATTTTGATCGGTACTCTTCTCTCTTCACTGTTGGCTATGGGGATGGCGTTTTTCATCAAAATCTTTTTGATCCTGTAACTCCATCCTAACCATTATAACATCGTTTCATTTCAAAATTTGAAGAAATAAACAGCGAAAGAATCAATTATTTGTTCAAAGTGAAGGAAAATATTACAGCCGACTCAAATGTTTGGTGAATCGATCAACGAGATTGATTCAGTCAACTGCAAAACTGACTTTTAAAACCAAGTCACGTATAACAATCCTTGGTAAGAAATTTAATATAAAAAAAGGGAGGTCGGAATTTACTTCGGCGGGCTTATATTGAAGTAACATATGCTAAAATACGAGGATATCCACCTCTCAACCAAACATATTTATAGATGTATAGGTAATGTATGCTAATATTGAATAAAAGTATTCTTTAAATAATTGAAGGTGGTTTAAAAGTTGGATGATATCACCTTGAAGTTCAATCCTGAGTGTTCAAATAAAGCGAACATTATACTTTCCACAAATTGAAAAAACCTTCTCCATTTCCGGCGGCCCCGGTGGCAGTGATCCCAATTCCTCAAACATATGTTCCAGTCCGGCAGGGAAAATACTCAAATCAACTTTCGCAGGTTGATCTCCAACTACCCGCCAACTGTGTGGAATACCTCTTGGGGCAAACGCCGTATCACCCGCTTTCAAAACTGCTGTATCTTCACCAACTTTCACCTCCAGTTCGCCCTCAATCACACGAAATATTTCATCCTCATCTTCATGAATATGAGTTGGAATTTGTACACCCGGCTCATTATTCTCTTCAATAAGCGTGAACTGACCATTGGTCTCTTCTCCTGTCAGTTTAAAAGTCATCTTATCCCCCAAAACATTGATCTTTTTCCCTTCACTATTCCTTACAATTTTTGGCGAGGACATTTCAGTAATCACCGATTCTGTATTGATTCTTCCAAATGGTGCTATCACAAAGGTGCTCGTTCCAATTCCTGCTACTCTCAGAAATTCTGATCTTTTCATTGCTTCATCTGTCATTTAATTTTGAATTGAGTTTCAAATATGACTTTTGAAGGAAGATCATTCCATACAAAAAAGGTGGGAAATCATATATAAATGTCACATCTGACGAAAATCAGTCGGCGATGATCCAAATTCTCTTTTGAAAAAATTACTAAAGTGAAACGGTTCCGAAAACCCAAGTTCAAATGCAATTTCCTTAACATTTTTTGCTGAAAACTTCAGTTCTCTTCTAGCATGTATCATAATCTGTTCCACGATCAAAGACTTGGCTGTTACACCTAAAATCTCACGTACTGCCCGATTCAGATATTTTGGTGTGACATGCAACTGCTCTGCATACAGACTAACTCTGTGTATCGTCTTGTAGTTCTTGGCAATCAACTCTTTGTAATTAGCTACCAGTCGTACACCGTTTTGGCTACACTCTCCATTCAGACGGATATTGCAGCGACTGTCGCAGTAGACTAACAGTGTTTTAAACAGCGATGCTACTCCCTGCTCACGATTTGGAATAATTGATCCACTCAATTCATCAATCATCTCAGCAAGGTTATGAACCCTATCCCCAATTTTTGGGCTTAGAATTATTTTCGGTATCTTATCAAAGCCTGACAGAAGCTCTGCCTCTTTGATGCGAAGATTCTCTCTTACCCGATCCCGCATATATGATTTTGAAAACAACAAAATCCACCCTTCAAAATCGTCACCGGGTTCAACAGTAACAAAACGTGAAGGAGTTAAAAAACAGATTAAATTGGGGCATGCCTCAAACTCTTGATCATCAATTCGAATTCGTTTGAATCCATTTCGCATCCACAAAATCTGGTAGTACTCCCCGTTTGTATAATCCCTTTTCCCCAACTCAAAGGAGCGGATCACAATTTCATCCTGATTCCCCATAACACATTACGGCTTTTTGTTTTACAATTCCTCAAAGCAGTATGTCTCTCTTAAAAAAGAATGTAGCAAAAAAGTACATTCCGTGCAGTTGCCTCTTTTAACAGCCTTCCGTTACCAGGCAACAGACCCCAAA
This is a stretch of genomic DNA from Rhodohalobacter barkolensis. It encodes these proteins:
- a CDS encoding mechanosensitive ion channel family protein, whose product is MRRAVMAISYLLMQTDLLKNLTQILPEHLRGESAEAAVGLALIFLISALVHLFIRVWIIRLLTRFDEKTDSEWYDIILRHKLPQRALFMIPLVIIYNGLELVPQFNEDLTSFILRVTAALMILVGARVFDAFLSSMHSLYLLRPDAHLTPIKSYIQLGKVIVYVLAGFFIISSLADKSPWYFLSGIGAVMAIILLLFRDTLLSLVASVQLTSNDLIRVGDWIDMPQFGADGDVIDIALNTVRVQNWDKTITVIPTHKFLEHSFRNWRGMQESGGRRVMRSLKIDISTVRFLTFNEIQTLKKSHLLSKYMDEKMKEIGEYNEKHLKGYTSTLTNGRWLTNIGTFRRYVIEYLKKNPNARQDMTMLVRQLEPTETGLPIQIYFFANTTVWAEYEGIQSDVFDHLLAIAPEFGLKIFQQPSGNDFRGLKIHEG
- a CDS encoding serine hydrolase domain-containing protein; the encoded protein is MLQKATLLKSGLLIFTFLITSVSTISAQNLYYPPAGIGDNWEQKSASELGFQSSELDDAVQFAINNENSVENDLRIAILKGFSHEPYHQLAGPVRERGNPAGMVIKDGYIASSWGDLKRVDMTFSVTKSYLSAVAGLAWDDGLIHSPDDRLTEYVWDRTFDGEHNSKITWEHLLNQSSDWYGTLFGMEDWSDRPPREGGIDDWRYRELHEPGTHYKYNDVRVNLLAYSLLKVWRNPLPQVLKQRIMDPIGASSTWRWYGYDNSFEMIDGVEMQSVSGGGHNGGGLFISTYDHARFGLLFARNGVWKDQQLISREWIEKSVAPSPANSQYGYLWWLQDDENNFEDVPDHVYYAAGFGGNFIVVDDQNDIVIVLRWIDSSKLGDFVEMVYQALE
- a CDS encoding SatD family protein; this encodes MQNYIVVIGDIIESKDLEADDRKETQIKLEEQFKKMNRESGQLLSPYTITLGDEFQAVYRSSDHLFRDIWTIMAQIHPVQIRINISVGEITTEINREQSIGMDGPVFHVARDQIEEMKKEDILLTIATDNKQFDRLVNSSFRILSANLRAWNRNRLMILKKRYEEIDVKQIAGELELSEVAVYKNIRAGTLDAIQDLTDSITEIVNEMVNP
- a CDS encoding cupin domain-containing protein, which encodes MKRSEFLRVAGIGTSTFVIAPFGRINTESVITEMSSPKIVRNSEGKKINVLGDKMTFKLTGEETNGQFTLIEENNEPGVQIPTHIHEDEDEIFRVIEGELEVKVGEDTAVLKAGDTAFAPRGIPHSWRVVGDQPAKVDLSIFPAGLEHMFEELGSLPPGPPEMEKVFSICGKYNVRFI
- a CDS encoding helix-turn-helix domain-containing protein, whose translation is MGNQDEIVIRSFELGKRDYTNGEYYQILWMRNGFKRIRIDDQEFEACPNLICFLTPSRFVTVEPGDDFEGWILLFSKSYMRDRVRENLRIKEAELLSGFDKIPKIILSPKIGDRVHNLAEMIDELSGSIIPNREQGVASLFKTLLVYCDSRCNIRLNGECSQNGVRLVANYKELIAKNYKTIHRVSLYAEQLHVTPKYLNRAVREILGVTAKSLIVEQIMIHARRELKFSAKNVKEIAFELGFSEPFHFSNFFKREFGSSPTDFRQM